The Syntrophobacterales bacterium genome includes a window with the following:
- the ftsW gene encoding putative lipid II flippase FtsW: MKKQNATEKKPDLLLLLATLLLATIGTVMIYSASSILAMERFHDGQFFLKKQLLFLALGLAGMAFSTRVHYYKLQKLAWPGIIFSAFLLVLLKVPHMGIKAGGAVRWLNLGIFSFQVSEMVKIVLIIFLASYLAQAAGHVREFKKGILLPLGVTVVMIGLIFSQPDFGTAAILSGIAFIMIYLAGGRIIHLAGLVSLFIPVALWMLFHQKYRIARWTAFLDPWKDPQGSGFQIIQSMISFGSGGVFGVGIGDSMQKLFYLPEPHTDFILSVIAEEGGFLGVAAILLLYIIIILRGFKIALKAPDVFGNLLAAGLTMLIALEAFINIAGVMGIVPLKGLALPFLSYGGTSLIMSLILVGILLNISSYED; this comes from the coding sequence ATGAAAAAGCAAAATGCGACAGAGAAAAAACCTGACTTGCTTCTCCTTTTGGCGACACTGCTGCTGGCGACAATCGGCACGGTCATGATCTACAGCGCCAGTTCCATCCTTGCCATGGAACGCTTTCACGACGGCCAGTTCTTTCTGAAGAAACAGCTCCTTTTCCTGGCTCTCGGTTTGGCAGGCATGGCTTTTTCAACGCGAGTTCACTATTATAAACTCCAGAAACTGGCTTGGCCAGGCATCATTTTCTCGGCGTTCCTGCTTGTCCTGCTCAAGGTTCCCCATATGGGAATCAAAGCGGGCGGCGCAGTCCGCTGGCTCAACCTTGGCATCTTCTCCTTTCAGGTTTCCGAGATGGTCAAGATCGTCTTGATAATCTTTTTGGCCAGTTATCTTGCCCAAGCCGCAGGACACGTCCGGGAGTTCAAAAAGGGGATACTTCTTCCGCTTGGCGTAACCGTGGTTATGATCGGACTGATTTTTTCCCAGCCAGATTTCGGCACAGCGGCGATTCTATCCGGGATCGCTTTCATTATGATTTACCTGGCGGGGGGGCGGATCATTCATCTGGCCGGCCTCGTTTCCCTTTTTATCCCCGTGGCTCTTTGGATGCTTTTTCACCAAAAATATCGCATCGCCCGGTGGACCGCCTTTCTCGACCCCTGGAAAGACCCTCAGGGCTCCGGCTTTCAAATTATCCAATCCATGATCTCCTTCGGCTCGGGCGGCGTCTTTGGCGTCGGGATCGGCGACAGCATGCAAAAGCTTTTTTATCTTCCCGAACCCCATACCGACTTCATTCTTTCGGTAATCGCCGAAGAGGGCGGGTTTTTGGGGGTAGCCGCAATCCTTTTGCTCTATATAATTATAATATTGAGGGGTTTCAAAATAGCATTAAAGGCGCCGGACGTGTTCGGCAATCTTTTAGCGGCGGGCTTGACCATGCTAATCGCCCTGGAGGCCTTTATCAACATTGCGGGGGTCATGGGGATCGTGCCTCTGAAAGGGCTCGCCCTCCCCTTTCTCAGCTACGGAGGCACTTCCCTGATCATGTCCCTCATACTGGTGGGGATACTCCTGAATATTTCGTCGTATGAGGATTGA
- the murG gene encoding undecaprenyldiphospho-muramoylpentapeptide beta-N-acetylglucosaminyltransferase has protein sequence MTIAGGGTGGHLFPGIAIAEELLKRNPANRVLFIGTNRGLEKKILGELGFALETINVEGLKGRGPLRVFASLLKIPGSLLDSLRIIRSFKPDIVVGVGGYASGPAVLAARIMGIKTVIAEQNAVPGLTNRILGHFVERIFVTFAKSQTLFPAGKTVVTGNPIRTAFLAGGKAARKEGQPFTVLIFGGSQGAGAINKMVMDSLDSLAHLREKICFIHQTGERDRQAVEQAYQKKGFTAEVHPFIIEMAAAYKRADLLVCRAGATSIAEITAVGKAAILIPLPSAAGDHQTKNAALLADAGAAEMLSEKDLDGNRLASAIERLYMDPDALRKMEVASAELGNKNAAAAIINIIFDEILNRR, from the coding sequence ATGACAATTGCAGGCGGCGGAACCGGCGGGCACCTTTTCCCGGGAATTGCCATCGCCGAGGAGCTGCTGAAGCGCAATCCTGCCAATCGCGTCCTTTTCATCGGCACAAACCGGGGGCTTGAAAAAAAAATCCTGGGCGAACTCGGGTTCGCGCTGGAGACGATAAACGTCGAAGGGCTCAAGGGACGAGGCCCCCTGAGGGTTTTTGCATCCCTGTTGAAAATACCGGGCAGTCTGCTGGACTCATTGCGGATAATCCGCAGCTTCAAGCCTGACATCGTGGTCGGCGTGGGCGGGTACGCCTCCGGTCCCGCGGTCCTGGCCGCCCGGATTATGGGAATAAAAACGGTCATTGCCGAACAAAACGCCGTTCCCGGTCTGACCAACCGAATTCTCGGGCATTTCGTCGAGCGCATCTTTGTGACCTTTGCCAAATCGCAAACGTTGTTTCCCGCAGGCAAGACGGTTGTCACCGGGAATCCCATAAGAACAGCGTTTCTCGCCGGGGGAAAAGCCGCAAGGAAAGAGGGACAGCCATTTACGGTCCTGATCTTCGGCGGCTCTCAGGGTGCCGGCGCAATTAACAAGATGGTCATGGATTCCTTAGACAGCCTGGCTCATCTACGCGAAAAGATTTGTTTTATTCATCAGACCGGGGAACGTGATCGGCAGGCTGTTGAACAGGCTTACCAAAAAAAAGGATTTACGGCGGAGGTCCACCCCTTCATCATCGAAATGGCGGCAGCCTACAAGCGGGCCGATTTGCTTGTGTGCCGCGCCGGCGCTACCTCGATCGCGGAGATAACAGCCGTGGGAAAGGCGGCTATTTTGATCCCGCTCCCCTCGGCCGCGGGCGATCATCAGACAAAAAACGCTGCTCTTCTTGCAGATGCGGGAGCGGCGGAAATGCTCTCGGAGAAGGATCTTGATGGGAACAGACTCGCATCAGCAATAGAAAGGTTGTATATGGATCCGGACGCACTCAGGAAAATGGAAGTTGCCTCGGCAGAACTGGGCAATAAGAACGCGGCAGCGGCGATTATAAACATTATTTTTGACGAAATTTTAAACAGACGTTGA